The DNA segment CCGTACGAGAACGCAGAACACTGGTGGGATCGGAGTCCGATCACCCACTTCGAGAACATCGAGGATCCCCTGCTGGTACTGCACGGGACGGCCGACGAGATCGTCCCGACCTCACAGGCCAGGCTGGTGCAGCGTCGACTCCACAGCCTGGGTTTCGAGGAGGGAGAGGACTTCGAGTTCGACACGTTCGCCGGGCTCACTCACGGCGATCTCGACGCGGACGGGAAGTACAAGAAGTGGAACCGGATCGATACGTTCCTCGACGACCGACTCTAGGGAGTGGACGACAGTCGAGTCCGTCACCCCGCCGAGTTCGGTGACGAGGATGCTCGCCGGGACCGCGACGAGCCGATCGAGGTATCTCGACTGACCGGATCCAATCGATCCACGTGCGGTGACCGGTCGACCGGCACGGTGCAGTACGGTTCGGGGCCCGTCTCGGTCGAAACACGACAGAGACAATAAACAAGCTTCTTCCCGAACTGTCGCTACATCTTCGACATGGACACAGCGTACCCCCAGCTGACGAGGTACCTCGAAGCGTCAGACGCGGACGGCTACCTCGTAGACGCTGACGGCGAAGACAGCGATCAGTACTACCTCTCCGGCTACCACGCCCCAGACGATTTCGTCACGCTGTACGCCGACGGGACGGTTTCCCTTCTGGTCTCAGAACTCGAGTACACGCGGGCGAAAGACGACAGCGACGCGGACGTCGTGTACAAACTGTCCGACTTCGACTACGCCGACAGGGTCGATCGACTGGGGCCGGATCGCGGGCGGGCCGAAACCGTCGCCGAATTCCTGGCGGACAGCGGGGTCGAGTCCGTCGCGGTCCCGCCGGCGTTCCCGATCGGGACTGGCGACGCTCTGCGCGAGTTCGGGATCGACGTCGTCACCGACCGCGACTCCGTGGTCGAGACGACCAGAGCGGTCAAGACGGAGACCGAAATCGACCACGTCGCAGAGACCCAACGGGCGAACGAGGCGGCGATGGACGCCGCCGCGGAGATGCTAGAGCGGGCGACGATCGACGGGGACACCCTCTACCTGGACGGAGAACAGTTGACCAGCGAACGAGTGCGCCGACGCATCGAACTGACCCTGTTAGAGCACGGGTGCGGGATGGACGACTGCATCGTCGCGTCCGGTGCCTCGTCCGCCCGCGCCCACGACTCGGGGTACGGCCCGCTCGACGCGAACGTCCCGATCACCGTCGACATCTTCCCCCGGAACAAGCGAACCCGGTACCACGCGGATATGACGCGCACGTTCGTCAAGGGCGAACCGACCGAGCGCATCCGCGAGTGGTACGCGTTGACCGAGGAGGCCTATCGAGCGGCACTCGACGCGATCGCTCCAGGCGTCACCGGTGAAGCCGTCCACGGCGCGGCGTGCGAGGTCTACGAGGAGGCCGGATACCCGACGTTACGGACCGACGAGTCGACCGAGGACGGGTTCTTCCACAGCACCGGACACGGCGTCGGGCTCGACGTCCACGAAGCGCCGTCACTCTCGCTGGGCGGCGGCGAACTGGCGGCCGGCCACGTCGTCACCGTCGAACCGGGCCTGTACGAACAGGGGACTGGCGGGGTCAGGATCGAGGATCTCGTCGTGGTGACCGAAGACGGCTACAGGAATCTGACGTCGTACCCGACCGATTTCCAGATCGTGTGAGCAGCCACCCACGGGGGAGAGCGGCTTCTGACACGACCGTTGTCCGCTGATACCGCCGTCTCGCGAACGACCTGCGTCCGGTGTGACCGTCGACGGAAACGTGACCGACGACAGAAACGTGACCGGCGTGGTTCACACAGCACGCGAGCAGCGGCCGGCAGTCGGACGGACCCGCCGCGTCACCGCTCGTCCGCGGTGACGCGGTGGCAGGCGCAGTACCGGCCGGCCTCGGATTCGACCCCGTAGCCCGGATCCTCCGTCGCGCAGACGCTCTCCATCGTGATCCGTTCGTCGAGGATGGCCGCCGCGCGTTCGACGTCGTCTGCTTTCAGTGCGGAGAGCGCATCGTCGACGATCCGCGCCGACCGACCGTCTAGCGTAACGTCGCCGAAGTACGCGGATTCGAGCTCGGAAACCGTCATGAGGGGATCGAACGTTCGTCGCTCGACGGCCCTGACGAACGAGAGGAGCGCCGCCCACTCGTCCTCGGCCACGTCCAGGTCGTCCGGTGCGATGAGTTCGGGACACCGCGTCCGGAACCGGCATCCGCTCGGCGGGTCGGACGGGCTCGGGACCTCGCCTTCGAGGATCGTCCGATCCTGGCTGTGTTCCGGATCGGGGATGGGAAGGGCGTTCAGTAACGACTTCGTGTAGGGGTGTTGCGGATCTTCGAAGAGGTCCGTCGTCTCGGCGATCTCGACGATGTTTCCGAGGTACATCACCGCAACGCGGTCGGTGATGTACCGAACGACGGACAGGTCGTGCGTGATGAAGAGGTAGGTGAGGCCGAACTCCTCCTGTAACTCTTTCATCGTGTTGAGGACGCTCGCCTGGATCGAGACGTCGAGCGCGCTGACGGGTTCGTCACAGACGATGAAGTCCGGGTCGACGGACAGCGCGCGGGCCAGGTTGACCCGCTGGCGCTGCCCCCCGGAGAACTCGTGCGGGTACCGATTGTAGTGGTGTGGCTCCAGTCCGACCTTCTCGAGGAGTTCGGCCGTTCGCTCCTTGCGACCCTCTTTCGTGAGCATGTCGTGGGCCTTCATCGGCGCTTCGATGATCTGGCCGACCTTCATGCGCGGGTTCAACGACGACTGCGGGTCCTGGAACACCATCTGGACGTCCTGTCGGCGGTTTCGAAGGGCCGATCGTGAGAGCGACGAGAGATCTTCTCCCTTGAATCGAACCTCGCCCGCCGTCGGCTGTATCAGGTTGAGGACCGCCTGTGCGAGGGTGCTCTTTCCACACCCAGATTCGCCGACCAGACCGAGAATCTCTCCCTCGCGGATGTCGAAACTGACGTCGTCGACGGCCCGAACCCACGTTCGATCGAGTTCGACCGGACGAGTGGGGTTCGAGAGATCGACCGAGAGGGCATCGAAGAAGCTCTCGTCGTTCGGAAAGTGCTTCGTGAGGCCGTCCACTTCGAGGAGCGCGTCGGTTCCGGCGTCGGGGCGTGCGTCCCCGTCTGCGATCGAATTACGACTCATCGGGAACGGTCACCTCCGTTTCGTCGGCGAGCCGAGTCGCTTCCGTGTCCAGCGGGCTGCTCGTGTCGTATCCGACGTCGAAGGCGTCGTGTTTGACGCACGCCGCTCGCCTCGCGCTGTCCCGCTCGCCGGCCGTCCCGTCGACGAGCCGGGGGTCCGGACGGACCGTTTGACAGACGTCCCGTGCGTCCGGACATCGCGGGTGGAAGCGACACCCCTCCGGCGGATCGAGCCCGTTCGGCATCCGACCGGCGATGGTCTGGAGCAGTTCGACGTCTCGATCCGGTCGTGGGATCGAGGAGAGCAACGCTTCCGTGTAGGGGTGGGCCGGGTCCCGAAAGAGGTCACGGACGCCGGCCTGTTCGACAACCTCACCGAGGTACATCACGTTCACCCGGTCACAGAGCTCCGCGACGACGCCCATGTCGTGAGTGATCCAGACGAAGCTCGTATCGTACTTGTCCTGTAGCTCCTGGACCATTCGCAGGATCTGACCCTCGACGGTGACGTCGAGTGCCGTGGTCGGTTCGTCCGCCACGATCAATCGTGGCTCGCACGCGAGTGCCATCGCGATGAGGACTCGCTGGCGCATTCCCCCCGAAAACTCGTGTGGATACTCGTCGTACCGGGATTCCGGGTCCGGGATGCCCACTTCGTGCAGCATCTCGATCGCCGCCGTCCGTGCCGCCTGTCCGTCGACGTCCCGGTTCGACTCGATGATCTCTCGCATCTGGGCGCCGACAGTGAAGACAGGGTTCAGACTCTCCATCGGATCCTGGAAGATGAGGGAGATCTCCTGGCCACGAATCTCGGATCGAAGCCGGTCCATCGACATCGAATTCTCGGGATTGTCGCCGTCTACGATCGTCTGACCGCGAAACGTCACGGTCCCGCCGACGATGGCACCCGGCGACTCGACGAGACGGAGGAGGCTCCGACCGGTCACGCTCTTTCCGGCGCCCGATTCGCCGACGAGACCGACTATTTCTCCGCCGTGGATGTCGAACGAGACGTCATCGACGGCGCGAACGATCCCCGCTTCGGTGTCGAACTCGACGGTGAGATTGTCGACGCTGAGTAACGGTTGTTCACTCATTGTTAGTTATCAATTCGAGGGTCGAGTGCGTCCTGCAGCCCGTCACCGAACGTGTTGAAGGCCACGACGGTGAGCAGGATGGCCGCCCCCGGCCAGATACTGAACCAGGGGTTCGGAAGCATGTAATCGCGCGACTGTGCGAGCATCTGGCCCCAACTCGGCGTCGGCGGTTGCACGCCGAACCCGAGGAAGGAGAGGCCGGCGATCGCGAGGATCGCGTAGCCGATCTGTAACGTGCCCTGGACGAGCACGGGGGCGAAGCTGTTCGGGATGATGTACCGGAGGATGATCGTCCGGTTTCGTATCCCGCTGGCCTTCGCGGCCTTGATGTACTCCTCTTCGCGGACGCTGACCACCCGCGAGCGGATCAGCCGGTTGAACACCGGCATCGAGATGATCCCGATGCCGAGCATCGCGAACATCAGGTTCTGCCCGAACGCGGCCATGAACGCGATCACGAGGACCAGGAACGGGATCGCGTACAGCGTCTCCATCGCTCGCTGGAGCACGTCGTCGACCCAGCCGCCGTAGTAGCCGGAGACGGCACCCGTCAGCGTGCCGCCGACGAAGCCGATGAGCGTCGCGAGTAGTCCCGCAGTGACAGCGATTCGGGTCCCGTAGAGTAAGCGGACGAGAATGTCGCGACCTCGGTGGTCGGTGCCGAGCGGGTGTTCCAACGCGCCGCTCCCGTGGGTGTTTTCGATGCCGATAGGGGGTAGATGTGGTCGATACACCTCTGGGTCTTTTTCGGGGTGATAGAGGAACCGCTCCGCGAACGCGTAGTCGAAGACGTAGTAATCGATCGACGTGAGTACCGCAATGGCGAACACGAGCGAGATGACGAAGAGGCCGATACGTGCCGTCGTATCTCGGCGAACCTGTTTGAACGTATACGACAGTCCGACGTTGGGGTCGACGGTTCGGTCGTCGCCGGTGTCATCG comes from the Halovivax cerinus genome and includes:
- a CDS encoding ABC transporter permease codes for the protein MSVHGSEVEDEIDDTGDDRTVDPNVGLSYTFKQVRRDTTARIGLFVISLVFAIAVLTSIDYYVFDYAFAERFLYHPEKDPEVYRPHLPPIGIENTHGSGALEHPLGTDHRGRDILVRLLYGTRIAVTAGLLATLIGFVGGTLTGAVSGYYGGWVDDVLQRAMETLYAIPFLVLVIAFMAAFGQNLMFAMLGIGIISMPVFNRLIRSRVVSVREEEYIKAAKASGIRNRTIILRYIIPNSFAPVLVQGTLQIGYAILAIAGLSFLGFGVQPPTPSWGQMLAQSRDYMLPNPWFSIWPGAAILLTVVAFNTFGDGLQDALDPRIDN
- a CDS encoding M24 family metallopeptidase, coding for MDTAYPQLTRYLEASDADGYLVDADGEDSDQYYLSGYHAPDDFVTLYADGTVSLLVSELEYTRAKDDSDADVVYKLSDFDYADRVDRLGPDRGRAETVAEFLADSGVESVAVPPAFPIGTGDALREFGIDVVTDRDSVVETTRAVKTETEIDHVAETQRANEAAMDAAAEMLERATIDGDTLYLDGEQLTSERVRRRIELTLLEHGCGMDDCIVASGASSARAHDSGYGPLDANVPITVDIFPRNKRTRYHADMTRTFVKGEPTERIREWYALTEEAYRAALDAIAPGVTGEAVHGAACEVYEEAGYPTLRTDESTEDGFFHSTGHGVGLDVHEAPSLSLGGGELAAGHVVTVEPGLYEQGTGGVRIEDLVVVTEDGYRNLTSYPTDFQIV
- a CDS encoding ABC transporter ATP-binding protein, with product MSEQPLLSVDNLTVEFDTEAGIVRAVDDVSFDIHGGEIVGLVGESGAGKSVTGRSLLRLVESPGAIVGGTVTFRGQTIVDGDNPENSMSMDRLRSEIRGQEISLIFQDPMESLNPVFTVGAQMREIIESNRDVDGQAARTAAIEMLHEVGIPDPESRYDEYPHEFSGGMRQRVLIAMALACEPRLIVADEPTTALDVTVEGQILRMVQELQDKYDTSFVWITHDMGVVAELCDRVNVMYLGEVVEQAGVRDLFRDPAHPYTEALLSSIPRPDRDVELLQTIAGRMPNGLDPPEGCRFHPRCPDARDVCQTVRPDPRLVDGTAGERDSARRAACVKHDAFDVGYDTSSPLDTEATRLADETEVTVPDES
- a CDS encoding ABC transporter ATP-binding protein, whose protein sequence is MSRNSIADGDARPDAGTDALLEVDGLTKHFPNDESFFDALSVDLSNPTRPVELDRTWVRAVDDVSFDIREGEILGLVGESGCGKSTLAQAVLNLIQPTAGEVRFKGEDLSSLSRSALRNRRQDVQMVFQDPQSSLNPRMKVGQIIEAPMKAHDMLTKEGRKERTAELLEKVGLEPHHYNRYPHEFSGGQRQRVNLARALSVDPDFIVCDEPVSALDVSIQASVLNTMKELQEEFGLTYLFITHDLSVVRYITDRVAVMYLGNIVEIAETTDLFEDPQHPYTKSLLNALPIPDPEHSQDRTILEGEVPSPSDPPSGCRFRTRCPELIAPDDLDVAEDEWAALLSFVRAVERRTFDPLMTVSELESAYFGDVTLDGRSARIVDDALSALKADDVERAAAILDERITMESVCATEDPGYGVESEAGRYCACHRVTADER